Part of the Kitasatospora sp. NBC_00374 genome is shown below.
AAGCTGGTCATCACCGCCGACGGCGGCTTCCGCCGCGGCAAGGCCACCGCCCTCAAGCCCGCCATCGACGAGGCCCTCGCCAAGTGCCCCCAGGTCGAACACGTCCTGGTCGTCCGCCGCACCGGCCAGGACACCACCCTCACCGAGGGCCGCGACGTGTGGTGGCACGACATCTGCGACCGCCAGTCCAGCACCCACACCCCCGAAGCCCACGACGCCGAACACCCGCTGTTCATCCTCTACACCTCCGGCACCACCGGAAAGCCCAAGGGCATCCTGCACACCTCCGGCGGCTACCTCACCCAGGCCGCCTACACCCACCACGCCGTCTTCGACCTCAAGCCCGAGTCGGACGTCTACTGGTGCACCGCCGACATCGGCTGGGTCACCGGCCACTCCTACATCGTCTACGGCCCGCTCGCCAACGGCGCCACCCAGGTCATCTACGAAGGCACCCCCGACACCCCCCACCAGGGCCGCTTCTGGGAGATCGTCCAGAAGTACGGCGTCACCATCCTCTACACCGCCCCCACCGCGATCCGCACCTTCATGAAGTGGGGCGACGACATCCCCGCCAAGTTCGACCTCAGCTCCCTGCGCGTGCTCGGATCCGTGGGCGAACCGATCAACCCCGAGGCGTGGATCTGGTACCGCGAGCACATCGGCGCGGGCACCGCCCCCATCGTCGACACCTGGTGGCAGACCGAGACCGGCGCCATGATGATCAGCCCGCTGCCCGGCGTCACCCACACCAAGCCCGGCTCCGCCCAACGCGCCCTGCCCGGCATCGCCGCCACCGTCGTCGACGACGAGGCCAACGAGGTCCCCGACGGCTCCGGCGGCTACCTCGTCCTCACCGAGCCCTGGCCCTCCATGCTCCGCACCATCTGGGGCGACGACCAGCGCTACCTCGACACCTACTGGTCCCGTTTCCCCGGCCGCTATTTCGCCGGCGACGGCGCCAAGAAGGACGACGACGGCGACATCTGGCTGCTCGGCCGCGTCGACGACGTCATGCTCGTCTCCGGCCACAACATCTCCACCACCGAGGTCGAATCCGCCCTCGTCGGCCACCCCGCCGTCGCCGAAGCCGCCGTCGTCGGCGCCGCCGACCCCACCACCGGCCAGGCCATCGTCGCCTTCGTCATCCTCCGCGGCACCGCCACCGACAGCGACGACCTCACCGCCGACCTGCGCAACCACGTCGGCCGCACCCTCGGCCCCATCGCCAAACCCAAGCAGATCAAGGTCGTCAGCGAGCTGCCGAAGACCCGCTCCGGCAAGATCATGCGACGACTCCTGCGGGACATCGCCGAGGGCCGTGAGGTGGGCGACACCACCACGCTGGCCGACTCCTCGGTGATGAACCTGATCCAGGCGCAGCTGCCCACGGCCGGCGGCGAGGACTGATCCGGGCCAGCTGCCAGGGCCGGGCCGGTTCCATGGTGGTGGCCCCGCTGTGCACGCGCACAGCGGGGCCACCGCGCTTCCGCCGGCTCACCGGTTCGACCGGTCACCCGTTCGCCCAGCCAGGTGTTCGCCCGGCCGGCGGTTCGGCCGGTCAGTGGCCGGCCGGATCACCCGAGCCGGGCCTTCTCGTGCGCCAGTCCGAGCAGTGACCGGGAGGCCGCCTGGGTGAACTTCCTCCGCGAGGACGGCCGAGTGTTCGCCATCGCCGCCAGACCGACCTGGGCCTCCCGGTCGAACCGCGCGAAGGCGGAGAATCCCGGGTCGAGCCCGCGTGACAGACCAGCGCGCCCTCGTCCAACTGCCGCTGGTTCCAGGTCAGGCAGATCCGCACGCCGGAGTTCCGACACGCCACCCGGGGCAGCGAGACATCCCGCAGCGCCGCCCGGAGGCCCGTCGCCGCGCCGGTCCGCGCCGGGATGGGGACGGCGTCCAATGCCAGGTGGGCCTGCAGGTACCGCAGCACGTCGTCCGCCGTGGAACGCAGCGCGGAGGCGCCCGGGAGGGCCGGGCGTTCGCGCATCCGGTCGAACCCGTTCGGATGAAACGCTGCTCCGCACCCGAATGGTCCGATCCGCCCGGCGACTCCGTCCGGGCTCGGCCCGAGCCCGGCCCGAGCGCGAGCCGAGCCCGGACGGAGCCCCTACGGAGCCCGGACGGAGCGCCGCCGCATGCACCGACGACCGCCATGAAGTATGAAGAAACGGATATCGCTGGACCAGCCCCGTAGAATGTCAAAAACACATCAAGATCCCTAGAGGCGCGCCGGGAAGTCTGGTCGGCACTGCACCACCGGTGTATCCATCTGCCGCCCCGCCCTCAGGAGGTCCCCCGTCGTGGCCACGCCGCCGCCACCCCCGGCCAAGCGCCGCCAGTTCCTCGGACTGCTCCCGCTGCCCGAGCGCCGGTTCATCACCGACGCGCTCCGCACCGAGACCGTCGGCGGCATCCTGCTCCTGATCGCCGCCGTCGTGGCCCTCGTCTGGGCGAACGTCTGGCCGCACGCCTACGAGACGGTGAGCCACTACACCATCGGCCCCTCCAGTCCGCTGCACCTGGATCTGACCCTGGAGGCCTGGGCCAACGACGGTCTGCTGACCATCTTCTTCTTCGTCGCCGGCATCGAGCTCAAGCGCGAGTTCGTCGCCGGAGAGCTCCGCAGCCCCCGCGCCGCGATGCTGCCGGTGGTCGCGGCGGTGGCCGGGGTGGTGCTGCCCGCGGTCGTGTACACCGTGGTCAACAGCGGCTCCGGCGGGCACACCGAGGGCTGGGCCATTCCCACCGCCACCGACATCGCCTTCGCGCTCGGCGTGCTGGCCGTGGTGGGCAGTCACCTGCCGTCGGCGCTGCGGGCCTTCCTGCTGACCCTGGCGGTGGTCGACGACCTGATCGCCATCCTGATCATCGCGGTCTTCTACAGCTCGGGCATCAAGTTCTGGGCGCTCGGCCTCTCGCTGGCCGGGCTGGTGCTGTTCTGGTTGCTGCACCGGCGCGGGGTGCACGGCTGGTACCTGTTCGTCCCGCTGGCGCTGGTGATCTGGGCGCTGATGCACGAGAGCGGCGTCCACGCGACGGTCGCGGGTGTGGCGATGGGCCTGCTGCTGCGCTGCCACACCGAGGGCGACGAGCAGCACTCCCCCGGCGAACACATCGAGCACCTGGTACGACCGGTCTCGGCGGGCTTCGCCGTACCGGTGTTCGCGCTGTTCGCGGCCGGCGTCGTGATCTCAGGCCACGCGCTGCGCGAGGTCTTCACCCAGGCCCTACCGCTCGGGATCGTGCTGGGGCTGCTGCTGGGCAAGACCGTCGGCATCTTCGGCGGCACCTGGCTTGCCGCCCGGTTCACCCGGGCCGAGCTCAATCCGCAGCTGAAGTGGGCCGACCTGTTCGCGGTGGCGACCCTGGCCGGGATCGGGTTCACCGTCTCCCTGCTGATCAGTGAGCTGGCCTTCGCCGACGAACCGGTGCTGACGGACCGGGCCAAGTCCGCCGTCCTGGTCGGTTCGCTGCTGTGCGCGGTGGTCGCCACCGTGCTGCTGAAGCTGCGCAACCGGCACTACCGGCAGCTGTGGGACGAGGAGAACCTGGACTCCGACGGTGACGGGATCCCCGACATCTACCAGCAGACCGGCTGACCGGCTGACCGGCTGACCACAAGGTGCGGCCGCCCGCGAAGCTGACGCCGGCTCACCCGGCGCGGGCCGAGCCTGGGCCAAGCGGGGTTCCCATCCCTCCGAGGGCGGCCCCGGAGTGGTGCCTGACTGACCGGTAGAGGCATGATGCTGAGCTGTCGATCGAGTGATGAGCCGCGCGAGCAAGGAGAACCGCTGATGGCCGCAGGAGCCGCAGACCCAGGCAACGGCCGGGCCCCCTACGAGGGCGAGCGTTCGGTCGGGCAGCTGTTCGCCGCGGCCACCGCCGACCTGTCCGCATTGGTGCACGACGAGATCGCCCTCGCCAAGGCGGAGATCCGGGCGGACGTCAAGCGCGGCGTCTCCGGTGGCGTCTCGCTCACCGTGGCCGGCGTGGTGGCCCTCGCCGCCATCCCGATGCTGAGCTTCGCCGCGGCGTACGGGCTGCAGGCGCTGGGGCTGACGCTGGGCTGGTCGTTCCTGATCGTCGGCGGCGCCTACCTGCTGATCGCGGCGGTGCTCGGCCTGCTGGCCCAGCGCTCGTTCAAGAAGATCGAGAAGCCGCGCCGCACCATCGAGGGCGCCCAGGCGACCGCGGACGTGCTCAAGAACGCCCGGCCGAGGCCTGCCACCAAGGAGGAGATCGACCGGGCGCTGGGCCGCATCCCGTAGCCGCGCCCTGCCCCTGCCCCCACCCGGCGGGCTGCGGCGGGTTCCGGCGGGCCGCGGCGGCCGGGCACCGGTTCGTGGGCTACGCGAGTGCCGGGGACGTGTCCGCAGCACGGGTATGACAGGCTCTCGGTATGCCGCTGGACCAGAAGCCCGTTCCTACGCCGCCCGCCACGCCCCGGCCCGCCGAGACCGACTGGAGCGTCCGCTCGGCCGGTCCATGGGTCCACCGCGACCTGGCCGCCAACGGGGCACGGTTCCACATCGCCGAGGTCGGCGAGGGCCCGCTGGTCCTGCTGGTGCACGGCTGGCCGCAGTACTGGTGGGCCTGGCGGCACCAGCTGACCGCGCTGGCCGAGGCCGGGTACCGCGCGGTGGCGCTCGATCTGCGGGGCATGGGCGGCAGCGACCGGACCCCGCGCGGCTACGACCCGGGCAATCTGGCGCTGGACATCACCGGGGTGATCCGCTCGCTCGGTGAGCGCCGGGCCCATCTGGTCGGCCACGCCACCGGCGGCACGCTGGCCTGGGTGGCGGCCGTGATGCGGCCCTCGGTCATCCGGAGCCTGACGGTGGTCTCCGCGGCGCACCCCCGGCACCTGCGCCGGGCCCTGCTGACCGACCGCCGCCAGATCGCCGCCCTCGACCACGTCCTGGGCTTCCAGCGTCCGTGGATCCCGGAGCGGCAGCTGGTCGCGGACGACGGAGCCCTGGTCGCCGAGTACCTGAACGCCTGGACCGGCCCCTCCATGCTGGACCAGGAGGCGCTCACGGCCTACCGGAAGGCGATCCAGATCCCCAGCACCGCGCACTGCTCGATCGAGCC
Proteins encoded:
- a CDS encoding phage holin family protein, coding for MAAGAADPGNGRAPYEGERSVGQLFAAATADLSALVHDEIALAKAEIRADVKRGVSGGVSLTVAGVVALAAIPMLSFAAAYGLQALGLTLGWSFLIVGGAYLLIAAVLGLLAQRSFKKIEKPRRTIEGAQATADVLKNARPRPATKEEIDRALGRIP
- the nhaA gene encoding Na+/H+ antiporter NhaA — encoded protein: MATPPPPPAKRRQFLGLLPLPERRFITDALRTETVGGILLLIAAVVALVWANVWPHAYETVSHYTIGPSSPLHLDLTLEAWANDGLLTIFFFVAGIELKREFVAGELRSPRAAMLPVVAAVAGVVLPAVVYTVVNSGSGGHTEGWAIPTATDIAFALGVLAVVGSHLPSALRAFLLTLAVVDDLIAILIIAVFYSSGIKFWALGLSLAGLVLFWLLHRRGVHGWYLFVPLALVIWALMHESGVHATVAGVAMGLLLRCHTEGDEQHSPGEHIEHLVRPVSAGFAVPVFALFAAGVVISGHALREVFTQALPLGIVLGLLLGKTVGIFGGTWLAARFTRAELNPQLKWADLFAVATLAGIGFTVSLLISELAFADEPVLTDRAKSAVLVGSLLCAVVATVLLKLRNRHYRQLWDEENLDSDGDGIPDIYQQTG
- a CDS encoding alpha/beta fold hydrolase, which translates into the protein MPLDQKPVPTPPATPRPAETDWSVRSAGPWVHRDLAANGARFHIAEVGEGPLVLLVHGWPQYWWAWRHQLTALAEAGYRAVALDLRGMGGSDRTPRGYDPGNLALDITGVIRSLGERRAHLVGHATGGTLAWVAAVMRPSVIRSLTVVSAAHPRHLRRALLTDRRQIAALDHVLGFQRPWIPERQLVADDGALVAEYLNAWTGPSMLDQEALTAYRKAIQIPSTAHCSIEPYRWLLRSMARPDGIQFARRMKKPITAPTLHVQGAADPVLLAQTALGAGEYVEAPYRWRLMPGVGHFPHEEAPEEFTAELVNWVDQHKD
- the acs gene encoding acetate--CoA ligase; the encoded protein is MSNESLANLLKEDRRFAPPAELAAAANVTAAAYAQASEDRLGFWAEQARRLHWAVEPTETLDWSNPPFAKWFADGKLNVAYNCVDRHVEAGHGDRVAIHFEGEPGDSRTLTYAQLKDEVSRAANALLELGVTKGDRVAVYLPMIPEAVVAMLACARVGAAHSVVFGGFSADAVASRIQDADAKLVITADGGFRRGKATALKPAIDEALAKCPQVEHVLVVRRTGQDTTLTEGRDVWWHDICDRQSSTHTPEAHDAEHPLFILYTSGTTGKPKGILHTSGGYLTQAAYTHHAVFDLKPESDVYWCTADIGWVTGHSYIVYGPLANGATQVIYEGTPDTPHQGRFWEIVQKYGVTILYTAPTAIRTFMKWGDDIPAKFDLSSLRVLGSVGEPINPEAWIWYREHIGAGTAPIVDTWWQTETGAMMISPLPGVTHTKPGSAQRALPGIAATVVDDEANEVPDGSGGYLVLTEPWPSMLRTIWGDDQRYLDTYWSRFPGRYFAGDGAKKDDDGDIWLLGRVDDVMLVSGHNISTTEVESALVGHPAVAEAAVVGAADPTTGQAIVAFVILRGTATDSDDLTADLRNHVGRTLGPIAKPKQIKVVSELPKTRSGKIMRRLLRDIAEGREVGDTTTLADSSVMNLIQAQLPTAGGED